The Brachyhypopomus gauderio isolate BG-103 chromosome 7, BGAUD_0.2, whole genome shotgun sequence genome has a window encoding:
- the cldn11b gene encoding claudin-11b: MSLSCRLLCGFFLSVIGWIGIIIATSTNDWVVTCNYGMHTCKNMDKLESKGLWAECVISASLYQCESLNQILSLPVYIQVSRALMISASLLGLPCMMLALLAMPCVKLSHETEGTKRRRAIIGGVLILLMSVCGIVSTVWFPVGVHHEDGLMSFGFSLYAGWLGSAFCLLGGSLMACCSGEDPSAQYRDNRFHYSKQSGLTNSIQASSNHAKSAHV; encoded by the exons ATGTCGCTAAGCTGTCGACTGCTTTGTGGGTTCTTTTTAAGTGTAATCGGATGGATTGGGATTATAATTGCGACCTCTACGAATGACTGGGTGGTGACATGCAACTACGGGATGCATACCTGCAAAAACATGGACAAGCTGGAGTCTAAAGGCTTATGGGCAGAATGCGTTATTTCTGCGTCTCTCTACCAATGTGAATCCTTGAATCAAATTCTTTCTCTGCCTG TATATATCCAGGTTTCTCGCGCTCTGAtgatctctgcctccctccttGGCCTCCCGTGCATGATGCTCGCGCTCTTGGCGATGCCGTGCGTAAAGCTCAGCCACGAGACCGAAGGGACCAAGCGCAGACGCGCCATCATAGGAGGGGTCCTGATATTGCTGATGT ctgtgtgtggaATAGTGTCCACTGTATGGTTTCCAGTCGGAGTTCATCATGAGGATGGCCTGATGTCATTCGGGTTCTCCCTGTACGCCGGCTGGCTGGGTTCTGCCTTTTGTTTGCTGGGGGGTTCCCTCATGGCCTGTTGCTCAGGGGAGGACCCGTCAGCGCAGTACCGTGACAACCGCTTCCATTACTCCAAACAGAGTGGCCTGACCAACTCCATTCAGGCCTCAAGCAACCATGCCAAAAGTGCCCATGTCTGA
- the slc7a14b gene encoding putative cationic amino acid transporter gives MNSFLSKLDPRRVEWDMSWYAFHSRVMRTKPMDSMLEGSMDMHGTRLAQVLTTVDLVSLGVGSCVGTGMYVVAGLVAKEMAGPGVIMSFMFAAMASILSGVCYAEFGVRVPKTTGSAYTYSYVTVGEFVAFFIGWNLILEYLIGTAAGASALSSMFDSLANHTISHFMINHLGTLNGLGKGEESYPDLLALLIAVLVTVIVALGVKNSVSFNNVLNIINLVVWVFMVIVGLFFVSSSNWDNGMFLPYGWSGVMKGAATCFYAFIGFDIIATTGEEAKSPNTSIPYAITASLVTCLTAYVSVSVVLTLMVPYNQIDGDAPLMEMFAVHGFMVGKYIVSVGAIAGLTVSLLGSLFPMPRVIYAMSGDGLLFRFLSHVSPHTETPVVACMVSGSLAAMLALLVSLRDLIEMMSIGTLLAYTLVSVCVLLLRYQPERDGFTTIIPEEAEVWKGNEGDVSSPTSDVGEYGNTCGAKNLPSKGYDERLIKSDSGGYQSDSSVYSEKGVEFDDKADGTLTCLLKRVLGGNYYTLRVRLGLPDLSAQPTPATGRIVAYCVLLLFFLSFLLWTLVIYGLDETSGAALWVLEPIAMTIAGFIASLIVIILRQPESPKKLPYMAPCVPFVPAAAILVNVYLMLKLSSITWVRFAVWCSLGLMIYFGYGMWNSSLELSAREEEAHASTYQRYDAEVDDSFAIDEQPQPEEEGREEGYHGWAAEQRGYQYHNQQQQYQ, from the exons ATGAACTCCTTTCTATCAAAGCTGGACCCCAGGCGCGTCGAGTGGGACATGTCCTGGTACGCGTTCCACTCCCGTGTGATGCGCACCAAGCCGATGGACTCCATGCTGGAGGGGTCCATGGACATGCACGGCACCCGGCTGGCGCAGGTCCTCACCACCGTGGACCTGGTCTCTCTCGGCGTGGGCAGTTGCGTGGGCACCGGGATGTACGTGGTCGCTGGGCTGGTGGCCAAGGAGATGGCGGGGCCCGGAGTGATCATGTCCTTCATGTTCGCAGCCATGGCGTCCATACTGTCAG GGGTGTGCTATGCTGAGTTTGGGGTGCGAGTGCCAAAGACCACTGGCTCCGCCTACACCTACAGTTACGTCACGGTGGGGGAGTTTGTGGCCTTCTTCATCGGGTGGAACCTCATCTTGGAATACCTGATCGGCACGGCCGCTGGTGCCAGTGCTCTTAGCAGCATGTTTGACTCTCTGGCCAACCACACCATCAGCCACTTCATGATCAATCACCTGGGCACTCTTAATGGCTTGG GTAAAGGGGAGGAGTCGTATCCTGATCTACTGGCTCTACTCATTGCTGTCCTAGTAACGGTGATTGTAGCATTGGGCGTAAAGAACTCTGTGAGCTTCAACAATGTGTTAAACATCATCAACTTGGTTGTGTGGGTGTTCATGGTCATCGTGGGCCTCTTCTTCGTCTCCAGCTCTAACTGGGACAATGGCATGTTCCTACCGTACGGCTGGTCAGGG GTGATGAAGGGAGCTGCCACCTGCTTCTATGCCTTCATTGGGTTCGATATAATTGCCACTACGGGCGAGGAAGCTAAAAGCCCGAACACCTCCATCCCCTACGCCATCACCGCCTCCCTGGTCACCTGTCTCACGGCATATGTCTCT GTGAGTGTGGTCCTCACCCTCATGGTGCCCTATAATCAGATCGATGGGGATGCACCTCTGATGGAGATGTTTGCTGTGCACGGCTTCATGGTTGGGAAGTACATAGTGTCTGTGGGCGCCATCGCTGGACTCACCGTCAGTCTCCTCGGTTCTCTCTTCCCCATGCCCAGAGTCATCTACGCAATGTCGGGCGACGGCCTGCTTTTTAG GTTCCTGTCCCACGTCAGTCCGCACACAGAGACGCCTGTGGTGGCGTGCATGGTGTCTGGCTCCCTGGCTGCTATGCTGGCTCTGCTGGTCAGCCTGAGGGACCTGATCGAGATGATGTCCATCGGCACACTGTTGGCCTACACACTGGTGTCCGTGTGCGTGCTCTTGTTGCGGTACCAACCGGAGAGAGACGGCTTCACCACCATCATCCCCGAGGAGGCAGAGGTCTGGAAGGGCAACGAGGGTGACGTCAGCTCACCCACCAGTGATGTAGGAGAGTACGGCAATACCTGCGGGGCCAAGAACCTGCCCTCCAAGGGATACGATGAGCGACTGATCAAGTCTGACTCTGGTGGCTACCAGTCTGACAGCTCGGTCTACAGCGAGAAGGGCGTGGAGTTCGACGACAAGGCAGACGGCACGCTGACGTGTCTGCTGAAACGCGTCCTGGGCGGCAATTACTACACGCTGCGGGTGCGACTGGGCCTGCCGGATTTGAGTGCCCAGCCCACGCCCGCTACTGGACGCATCGTGGCCTACTGTGTCCTCCTGCTGTTTTTCCTGTCCTTCTTACTGTGGACGCTGGTCATATACGGCCTGGATGAAACCTCGGGGGCGGCGCTCTGGGTCCTGGAGCCGATCGCGATGACCATCGCTGGCTTCATTGCCTCTCTGATTGTCATCATCCTACGGCAGCCGGAGAGTCCCAAAAAGCTGCCGTACATGGCGCCTTGCGTTCCCTTTGTGCCGGCAGCTGCCATCCTGGTGAACGTCTACCTGATGCTCAAGCTGTCCAGCATCACCTGGGTTCGCTTTGCCGTGTGGTGTTCTTTGG GTCTCATGATCTACTTTGGCTACGGGATGTGGAACAGCTCTTTGGAGCTGAGCGCCAGAGAAGAAGAGGCCCACGCCAGCACCTACCAAAGGTACGATGCTGAGGTTGACGACAGCTTCGCCATTGATGAACAGCCCCAGCCCGAGGAGGAAGGCAGGGAAGAGGGCTACCATGGCTGGGCAGCCGAGCAGAGGGGCTATCAGTACCACAATCAGCAGCAGCAATACCAGTAG